One Nematostella vectensis chromosome 10, jaNemVect1.1, whole genome shotgun sequence genomic window carries:
- the LOC116604576 gene encoding uncharacterized protein LOC116604576, translating to MRMYQLSAMLFRGASRCLQNVSRASASNLLRNVGSSQKSGLRKVCSLSGTMHSKLLRGTLGTNPSLSAAQEKYGKRFAKNLCSVAVACNNLNAPQVLVGLLVEAGIGTSSLQEDDEEMSSVTGKEKHRRKQCY from the exons ATGCGTATGTATCAACTATCCGCCATGTTGTTCCGAGGTGCCTCGCGTTGCCTTCAGAATGTTTCTCGAGCTTCTGCTTCAAACCTATTA AGGAATGTCGGGAGTTCGCAAAAATCTGGACTTAGAAAAG TCTGTTCGCTGTCCGGCACAATGCATTCTAAATTACTCCGTGGGACCTTAGGGACGAACCCGTCATT ATCAGCTGCACAAGAAAAGTATGGAAAGAGATTTGCCAAGAATTTGTGCTCAGTCGCAGTAGCAT GTAACAATTTGAATGCTCCTCAAGTACTTGTTGGATTATTAGTAGAAGCAGGTATAGGAACCTCCTCTTTACAAGAAGATGATGAAGAGATGTCAAGCGTTACGGGCAAAGAGAAGCATAGGCGAAAGCAGTGTTATTGA